A DNA window from Candidatus Neomarinimicrobiota bacterium contains the following coding sequences:
- a CDS encoding mechanosensitive ion channel: MNYRKLLFIFLCFGLVATLLSQVDSSTINQGGTIDNMEKSAAPGMTPLKVDLVQPEWSLSIEKVVWAVIVALLGFGIIKYLSRFLEKLGERWIKFRLTIKGLVPIIRVLGWSIILYVIIVDLLAPPIATLVAVTASAGIAVGFASQDILKNIFGGIMILFDRPFQVGDKIQVGSHYGEVIAIGLRTVRIVSPDDSTVSIPNSEIVNNSVSNSNSGEHYCQVVSELYLLPDIDMIKVRSLAFEVAAMSQYIYLNKPIQVILKNEIHQGQSLIKLRLKAYVLDIRYEFAFASQMTEILLSNLAKDKLPFAPGPSRKNILTTHLD, translated from the coding sequence ATCCACTATTAATCAGGGCGGTACTATTGATAATATGGAAAAATCGGCTGCTCCAGGAATGACACCCCTCAAGGTTGATCTCGTTCAACCTGAATGGTCTCTCTCAATAGAAAAGGTGGTCTGGGCTGTAATTGTTGCACTTTTGGGCTTTGGAATTATCAAATACTTGAGTCGTTTTCTAGAGAAATTAGGTGAAAGATGGATCAAATTTCGCCTGACGATTAAGGGCTTGGTTCCAATCATTAGGGTCCTCGGTTGGAGTATTATACTCTATGTAATAATTGTCGATCTCCTGGCGCCGCCCATCGCCACATTGGTTGCAGTTACCGCCTCGGCAGGAATTGCCGTTGGTTTTGCTTCTCAAGATATCCTCAAAAATATTTTCGGTGGAATTATGATTCTCTTCGATCGACCCTTTCAGGTTGGAGATAAAATCCAGGTCGGTAGCCATTATGGTGAGGTCATCGCCATCGGGTTAAGAACAGTTCGTATCGTTTCCCCCGATGATAGTACTGTTTCAATCCCCAATAGCGAAATTGTGAATAATTCTGTATCCAATTCAAACTCTGGTGAGCACTATTGTCAGGTTGTCTCGGAATTGTATCTACTCCCGGATATAGACATGATAAAAGTAAGAAGTCTAGCCTTTGAGGTAGCAGCCATGTCGCAATATATATATCTCAACAAACCCATTCAGGTCATCCTGAAAAATGAAATCCATCAGGGACAATCTTTGATTAAGCTGCGCTTGAAAGCATATGTATTGGATATTAGATATGAATTTGCATTTGCCAGTCAAATGACAGAGATATTGCTGAGCAACCTGGCCAAAGACAAGCTACCTTTCGCACCAGGCCCCTCTCGTAAAAATATTTTAACAACCCATCTCGATTGA